In the genome of Bradyrhizobium ottawaense, the window CCCGACGGTGTTCGCCGCGATCGGGCAGGCGAATGCCACGCTGATGGTCGCGATCTTCCCGCTGATCGGATTGCTCGCCGCGATCTTCATCCTGCCGGAAGTCTACGGCTACGAGAACGACTGACGATGCGCCACCCGGTCGCGGCGTCGTCGCCGCGATCGGGACTGATTTCGGGACGCTGCGGCCGGCGACTACGGGCTCAGGAAGACCGGATCGATTCCCATCCCATGGCCGAGCAGGCCGAGCGCCTGAAGCTGGGCGGAGTGGAGGTCGACCTCCACGATGACGAACAGTGTGAACAACGCCACTGCGGAGAAGACCAGCAGGGGATGGGCCGTCTCGACACCGCTCTCGCTCGCTGCGGTGAGGCTCCGGATCGCGCGACGCAGAAAGGAGCTCTGCGGCAACGCTTTCGATTGGATCTGCATGATGAACCTTCCTTGCCGCGTCATATTCGTCTGATTGGCGCGACAATGGAATTCTAGCCGCAGCGTCGCCGCCGGCATTGACGCACCGCAAATAGCTTCCACTGAATTTCGAGGGCCGAGGCCTGCGTTACCTGATCGCCGCTGCCAGCGCCGCGATCAAGGCGGGCGGCGTCACCAGCAGGCCAAGCTTGAGGAACGGCCAGGCGCCGACCTCGATCTTCTCCCGCCTGAGCGCGACCAGCCAGAGGATGGTGGCGAGCGACCCCGTCACCGACAGATTGGGGCCGAGGTCGACGCCGATCAGGATGGCGCTGACGACTGGGGCGGGCAGATGGTCGCTGGCGGCAACCGAGCCGGCGACGAGGCCGACCGGCAGGTTGTTGGCGATATTGTCGGCCAGCGCGGTGGCAATGCCGACGCTCCAGGCCGCCTTCGGTACCGATTGCGCCACCGCCTGGTGCAACAGCGCGCTGAGCTGCGCGATCACGCCGGTCTTGATCAGCGCCTCCACCATGACGAAGAGCCCGCCCACGAGCGGCAGCACGCTCCAGGACACGCCGCGCAGCACGGGCAATGGCGATTGCCGGCTGAGCAGCAGCACGATCGCGGCCGTCACGCCGCCGCAGATGAACGTCGGCAGCCCCAGTTGCTTGTCCAGCGCAGACGCCGTGACCAGCACGGCGCCGATCGCGACGATGCCGATCGCCGTCAGCTTGCCGCCGCGGCCGAGTTTTGGATGCGGCACGCGGCGCGCAATCGTCTCCTCCTTCAGGGCCCGGTGCTGGGTCAGGCGCAGCACGATGTAGGTCAGCAGGATCGACGCCGCCGAGGGCAGGGCGAACATACGCAGCCATTCGGTGAGCTCGGGCATGCGCGCGCCGAACACGACGAGATTGGCGGGATTGGAGATCGGTAGCACGAAGCTCGCGGCGTTGGCGATGAAGGCACAGACGAAGAGATAGGGCAGTGGCTTGGCGCCGGCCGCGCGCGTCGCGGCATAGACGGCGGGCGTCAGCACGATCGCGGTGGCATCGTTGGAGAGCAGCACCGTGACGAGCGTGCCGACGAGATAGATCAGCAGGAACAGCCGCTGCGGCGAGCCGGCCGCGTATTCGACCGCGAGCGCGGCGAGGTAGTCGAACAGGCCCTCGAGGCGCGCGAGCTCGGCGATCAGCATCATGCCGATCAGGAAGAGATAGACGTCGACGCCCTTCTCGATGCCGACAAGCGCATCCTGCCACGGCAGCAGGCCTGATAGTACCAGGGCGCCGGCACCGATCACGGCCCAGATCGCCTCGGGCAGGCGGAACGGACGGATGATGACGCCTGCGGTCGCAGCGACGATGATGCTCCAGGCCAAGATGGCGTCAGACGGCACGGTCAATCCTTGACGTGAAATGAGTTCATTCCGCAGCGATAGCGGATGCCGGCGCCGCTGTCTCCCCCCGTGGGCGTGGGCCGCCCTGTCGTGTCTCGGGCAGCGCGAGCATGCAGATGACGGCGCCGATCGCAGCGACGATGCCGAGGGTGATGAACGCTGCGCTGTAGCCCGCGCCGACCACGACGAAGCCGGCCAGCGTCGTCGACAGCGCAGCGCCGATGCTCTGGGCGGTGATGACGGCGCCTTGCGCGACGTTGAAGCGGCCGGTGTTGCGCATGAGGTCGGCGACGATGACGGGAAAGATCGCGCCGAAGATGCCGGCGCCGACGCCATCCAGCAACTGCACGCCGACCAGCCAGAATGGATTGTCCGAGAGCGTGTAGAGGGCGCCGCGGATCGGCAGGATCAGCAGCGCGGCGAGGAAGAAGCGCTTGTGGCCCCAGCGATCGGCCCGGGCGCCGACCAGCATTGCAAACGGCACCATCACCATTTGCGCCGCGACGATGCAGGCCGACATCAGGCTGGTGCCCATGTTCTTGTCCTGCAGCGCGAGTTTTTGTCCGACCAGCGGCAGCATGGCCGCATTGGACAGGTGAAACAGCACCACGCAGATCGCGAAGACGAGCAGGGGACGACAGGTCAGCAGCACGGAAAGGCCCGAAGGCCGCTCGGCTGCGCCGTTGGTATCAGCGTCGTGCAGACCGCGCGCGAGATCGTGATCGATGGCCCGTTCGGGGATCGCCAGGATGCTGACGAGACTCGCGA includes:
- a CDS encoding MFS transporter, with amino-acid sequence MPSEDPDQDRRAGRALDAANFFLADVRDGLGPYLAVYLLTEQHWNEARIGLVMSIATIAGIVAQTPAGALVDATRAKRLAMMIAAILVTLASLSLPLFPGFLPVAISQGVAQAAAVIFPPAIAAISLGIFGHAAFTRRIGRNETFNHAGNAVAAGLAGLSAYWFGPTVVFYLLGAMAIASLVSILAIPERAIDHDLARGLHDADTNGAAERPSGLSVLLTCRPLLVFAICVVLFHLSNAAMLPLVGQKLALQDKNMGTSLMSACIVAAQMVMVPFAMLVGARADRWGHKRFFLAALLILPIRGALYTLSDNPFWLVGVQLLDGVGAGIFGAIFPVIVADLMRNTGRFNVAQGAVITAQSIGAALSTTLAGFVVVGAGYSAAFITLGIVAAIGAVICMLALPETRQGGPRPRGETAAPASAIAAE
- a CDS encoding arsenic transporter, with protein sequence MPSDAILAWSIIVAATAGVIIRPFRLPEAIWAVIGAGALVLSGLLPWQDALVGIEKGVDVYLFLIGMMLIAELARLEGLFDYLAALAVEYAAGSPQRLFLLIYLVGTLVTVLLSNDATAIVLTPAVYAATRAAGAKPLPYLFVCAFIANAASFVLPISNPANLVVFGARMPELTEWLRMFALPSAASILLTYIVLRLTQHRALKEETIARRVPHPKLGRGGKLTAIGIVAIGAVLVTASALDKQLGLPTFICGGVTAAIVLLLSRQSPLPVLRGVSWSVLPLVGGLFVMVEALIKTGVIAQLSALLHQAVAQSVPKAAWSVGIATALADNIANNLPVGLVAGSVAASDHLPAPVVSAILIGVDLGPNLSVTGSLATILWLVALRREKIEVGAWPFLKLGLLVTPPALIAALAAAIR